The Streptomyces sp. V4I8 genome includes the window GGATGCGCCGAGCTGCGTACAGGCCTACGTACCCACCGCCTACTACGAGGATCCTGGGACGCTCCGTGGTGCTCATGCCATCGAGTATCCACCCGCCTCAGGGGGGTCGCTCGTGCGCCCCTTCACAAGCTCTTGCAGGGCCTGTGCTACACTCCCCGGCCCGCGTGACCCAGGTCATGGTCACGATCGGGAACCCGGAAGCGCTACGCCCCGTTGTCAATGCCGCGTGAGCTGCCTCTCTGGCTCTCCGGGCCCCCTGTGAGCGGGCCGAAACACCCTCCGGGGAAAGCCTCCTGAAGCATCCTTACACCGGCCGTCTGAACATGTTCAAGGCCCTGTTCACCCCTCGGAAGGGTCAACCGGCGGCCATCCGTGCTTCTCCAGGGCCCAATTCCTTGTGAAGAACTTCACGAAGTTTCTTCAGCGGGTGTCTGCGGGGGGTCTACGGCAGCCCCAAGAGGCCCCCTCAGGAGCGCTCATACGCTAGCCGACCTGCTCAGCCGATGACTACCGACCAGTAGTGAACGAGACCCGAACCACGCCGCCGACGCGACCCGGGTCACCATTCCCGCATGGCCGTCACTCGGTCGGCCACACTCGGCGCGAAAATGATCAGATGGGCACATAACGTGCAGCCATGATCACCTCACAGAAGGCCCTCCAGCGGGCCACCTCCCGAATAGTCACGGTCGGCGCTGCCCTCGGCATCGCCCTTGCAGCGGGGGCGGCCACGGCCGCGGCCGCCACGCCTGCCCACCCCGTCGCCACGAAGGCCACGGCCGTACAGGCGAGTACGGCCTACGGCGGCCATGGCGACGACGGAGGGTGCAGCGGCCTCATCGTCCTCCTCTGCAACTGACGGACAGGCCCGCACGGGCTGACACACACGACGGCCCCGGTACCTCCACGAGGTACCGGGGCCGTTCCGGTTCACGGCAGGTCAGTTGCCGGCCTTGCCCTCCTCGGCGTCTTCCGCCACCTTGAACGCGATGCCGTCGAGGATGTCGTGCTCACTGACGACGACCTCCTCGGCGCCGATCCGTTCCATGATGGCGAGCAGCACCAGCGCGCCCGCCCCGATGACGTCAACTCGCCCCGGGTGCATGGAGGGTACGGCCGCACGCTCGGCGTGGGTCGAGCGCAGCAGCCGGTCGGTGATCTCGCGGACCCGGTCGTGGCTGACCCTGGAGTGGTGGATACGGACCGAGTCGTACTCGGGCAGGTCCTGCGCGATCGCCGACACCGTCGTGACCGAACCGGCGAGCCCCACCAGCGTCCTCGCCTCACGCAACGGCACCGTCTCCTCGGCGAGATCGAGGGCGGCCTCGATGTCGGCCCGCATCGCCGCGATCTGCTCCTCGGAGGGCGGGTCGGAGACCACGCCGTCGCGGACCAGGTGACGCTCGGTCATCCGCACGCAGCCGACGTCCACGGAACGTGCCGCGCGGACGTGCTCCTCGCCGACGACGAACTCGGTGGACCCGCCGCCGATGTCCACGACGAGGTAGGGCCGGTGCAGGTCCTCGCGGCCCACCAGTTCCTTCGTCGCCCCGGTGAAGGAGAACTCGGCCTCCTGGTCCCCGGTGACGACCTCGGGCTCGACGCCCAGGATGTCCATGACCCCGCGGACGAACTCGTCCCGGTTCTCGGCGTCCCGGGAGGCGGAGGTGGCGACGAAGCGCAGCCGCTCGGCGCCGTGCTCCTTGATGACCGCCGCGTAGTCCCGGCAGGCGGCGAAGGTGCGCTCCAGCGCCTCGGGGGCGAGCCGGCCCGTACGGTCGACGCCCTGGCCCAGGCGCACGATCGTCATACGGCGGTCCAGGTCGACGAGTTCGCCCGTGGCCGGGTCCACGTCGGCGACGAGGAGCCGGATGGAGTTCGTACCGCAGTCGATGGCGGCGACGCGGGTCATGGGGTGCCCTTCCGATGCGCGGGACATTTCATTTCAGGTGTGGGACGGGGAGGGGCGGCGGAGGCGAGATCACTCGGCGGGAAGGACGCACGGCCCCTTGGCCCACCACTCGGGCAGCATCGCGACCGCCTCGTCCCCCAGCGGGTTCACCCCGGGCCCGGCGGCCAGCGAGTGGGCGACCAGGACGTGCAGGCACTTCACCCGGTCCGGCATGCCGCCCGCGCTCGGGAAACCCTTCAGCTCCTCGATCTCGTCGCGGCGCCGGATGTAGTCCTCGTGCGCGGCCCGGTAGGACGCGGCCAGCTCCGGGTCGCTCTCCAGCCGCGCGGTCATCTCCTTCATCACGCCGTTCGCCTCCAGCGTGCCGATCGCCGACGACGCCTTCGGGCACGTCAGGTAGTACAGCGTCGGGAAGGGCGTGCCGTCGGGCAGGCGCGGGGCCGTCTCGACGACGTCCGGCTGCCCGCACGGGCACCGGTGCGCGATCGCGCGCAACCCGCGCGGGGGCCGACCGAGCTGCTGCTTGAAGGCCTCGACGTCCGCGTCGGTGGGCTCGGTGCGCGGGGTGGGCGGCGGGGGCGTTTGCATGCCTGTCTTTCTATCGGTTCTCGCTGGGCTCAGTGGTCGGCGGCGTCCGCCTTGTCGACCCCGGCCCAGATGTTCGTGTACCAGGGGCGGTCGGCCGCGCGCTGGTCGGTCCGCGCCTGCTTGGCCGCGTCCGGGTCGACCACGATGAAACCGGTCTCCCCGGGCAGCACATAGTGCAGCCGCAGCCGGATCTGCTGCTCGGCGTACGCGTCGTCCTGCCAGCGTGCCTTGAGGTCGCGCAGCTGCTCGACGCGCTGCGCGGCCTCCTCCTTCTGCCGCTGCATGTCGGCGATCTCTGCGCGCTGGGAGACGTACTGCCTTATGGGGTAGGCCAGCGCCACGACCATGGAGCAGAGGACCAGCGCGAGCAGCGCGGCGCGTCCGGTGAGCCTGGAGCGCCGGGCCTGCCGCTTGGTCTGGGAGCGGTAGACGCGGGCCGCGGTCTGCTCGCCGAGCAACCGGATCCTGGTCGCGGTGGAGAACCGGTCCCGGTCCTTGACGGCCATGTCCCGCCTCCCGTTTCACACGCGTACGTCCCCGCACACGGTACGGGACCGAGTACGGGGACGTACGTACGACTGGCTAAGGCTCACCCCAGGTGGGGGTCAGCCGGTCAGCCTGGTCAGCCCTTGAAGCGCGGGAAGGCGCTGCGGCCGGCGTACACCGCGGCGTCGTCGAGGATCTCCTCGATGCGCAGCAGCTGGTTGTACTTGGCGACGCGGTCCGAGCGGGCCGGGGCGCCGGTCTTGATCTGACCGCAGTTCACCGCGACGGCGAGGTCGGCGATCGTGACGTCCTCGGTCTCGCCGGAGCGGTGGGACATCATGCACTTGAAGCCGTTGCGCTGGGCCATCTCGACGGCGTCCAGGGTCTCGGTCAGCGAACCGATCTGGTTGACCTTGACGAGCAGGGCGTTGGCGGCGCCCTCGTCGATGCCGCGGGCCAGGCGCTCGGGGTTGGTGACGAAGAGGTCGTCGCCGACGATCTGGACCTTGTCGCCCAGCTTCTCGGTGATGATCTTCCAGCCGTCCCAGTCGTCCTCGTACAGCGGGTCCTCGATGGAGACCAGCGGGTACGCGGAGACGAGCTCCTCGTAGTACTCGGTCATCTCGGCGGCCGAGCGGGACTTGCCCTCGAACTCGTACGAGCCGTCCTTGTAGAACTCGGACGCGGCGACGTCGAGAGCGAGCGCGATCTGCTCGCCGGGCACGTAACCGGCCTGCTTGATGGCCTCGACGATGAGGTCGAGGGCGGCGCGGTTGGACTCCAGGTTCGGGGCGAAGCCGCCCTCGTCGCCCAGGCCGGTGGACAGGCCCTTGGTCTTCAGCACCTTCTTGAGGGTGTGGTAGACCTCGGCGCCCCAGCGCAGGGCCTCGGAGAAGGACTCCGCGCCGATCGGGGCGATCATGAACTCCTGGATGTCCACGTTGGAGTCGGCGTGCGAGCCGCCGTTCAGGATGTTCATCATCGGCACCGGCAGCAGGTGCGCGTTCGGGCCGCCCAGGTAGCGGAAGAGCGGGAGGTCGCTGGCCTCGGAGGCGGCGTGGGCCACGGCGAGGGAGACGCCGAGGATGGCGTTGGCGCCGAGGGAGCCCTTGTTGTCGGTGGCGTCCAGGTCGAACATGGCCTGGTCGATCAGGCGCTGCTCGGTGGCGTCGTAGCCGACGAGCTCCGGGCCGATCTGCTCGATGACGGCGAGGACGGCCTTCTCGACACCCTTGCCGAGGTAGCGGTTCTGGTCGCCGTCGCGGAGCTCGATGGCCTCGAAGGCGCCGGTGGAGGCGCCGGACGGAACGGCGGCACGACCCGTGCTGCCGTCGTCGAGGCCGACCTCGACCTCGACGGTGGGGTTGCCTCGCGAGTCGAGGATTTCCCGGGCTACGACGACGTCGATGGACGGCACGAGCATCTCCTTCTTGGGATGTGACGCGGGTACGCAGTCCGCGGTGGGTACTGCGAGACGAGCCTAACCGGCTCCGGGCGTTCGGCCAGCGTTCGACCGCCCCGTGGACAGAACCGAGAGTAAATTGTTTCCGAACGGAACAAAGACTCCGGCGCAAAAAAAGCCCCGCCCCGGTGCGTACGGGGGATGACGCACCGAGGCGGGGAGCTCGTGGGGACGGGGGTGACCTCACGACGCCCTCACTATGAGGTCCACGGATGTGAGGGCGCTGTGGTTCAGCTGTCTCCCGGGTATTACTTCAGGTGCAGCTGCTGACCCGGGTAGATCAGGTCGGCGTCCTCGACGATGTCCTTGTTCAGCTGGAACAGCTTCTCCCAGCCGCCCTTGACCTTCTTCTCCGCGGCGATCGAGCTGAGGGTGTCGCCCTTGACGACCTTGTACTCGCCGTCGCCCTTCTTGACCTTCTTGCCGGTCGGGGTGGTGACGGTCTTGGTCGACTTCTTCTCGGCGGCCGGACGCTCGGCGGAGCGGGAGGCCGGCTGCTCCTCGGTGGTGCGCGGGGCGCTCTCGGTGCTCTGCGAGGAGCCGGAGCCGGAGTACGCGGCGCTCGACAGGCCGGTGCCGCAGTGCGGCCAGGCACCCTTGCCCTGGCCCGCGAGGACCTTCTCGGCGATCTCGATCTGCTGGCCCTTGGTGGCCTGGTCGGCGGTGGAGGCGTACGCCGTGCCGCCGTACGCGGCCCAGGTCGAGGCGGAGAACTGCAGACCGCCGTAGTAGCCGTTGCCGGTGTTGATCGACCAGTTGCCGCCGGACTCGCACTGGGCGACGGCGTCCCACTCGGAGGCGGTGGCGGCGGAGGCGCTGCCGGCCGCCATCAGCGGGGCGGCGACGGCGGCGGCGCCGGTGACGCCGACGACGGCTATGGCGCGAGCGGCCTTGGACGGACGACGGTGCTTGCCCTTGCTGGAAAACAGCATGGAGAGATCCCCTCACCGACGCCTGCGAGGTGAGCTGTCGGGTTCGGGCCGGTTGAGTTGCCCGGCCGCGCACGTTCGCCTTTCGGCTCCCGTTGCGCGACTTCACCCCAAGCCGATTCCGGCCGTGCGGCCCCGAAGGGCCTCAACTGCCGGACCCGGCGCTTACCTTGGGTCCCCCGCTCCTGCCTACGGCGCTTGACGCGACGACTGTTCCCGCACTGCCGCCGGCAGGATTCGGCGTGACGGCTGTCGGGGCTCGCACTGGTGGCGAGCGGTCATGACCGTAGACACGCGATTCCGGGAATTACAAAGACGATCAGGGCTTCTGAGATCTATCTCTCACTGCATTCAAAACGGACATTCAGGGGCGAACGGTGACGCGAACTCGCGCCGCCTTTCGCCCCGTTCGGCCCCTATTCGACGGGGACGTCCAGCGCCTGACCGGCGAAGATGTGGTTCGCGTCAGTACCGATGGCGCCCTTGTTCGCGTCGTACAGCGCACGCCACCCGCCTTCGAGGTCAAGGGAGTCGGCGATGGAGGCGAGGGTGTCGCCGGGGCGAACGTCGTAGGAGGCGTGCCGGCCGGAGGGCTTCGCCGACTTGGCGGCACCGTCGACGGCCTTGCTCTCATCGGCGCTCGGGCCTCGGTGCCGCCCGGAGCCGGACGCGTCGGCATCGATCGCTCCGGTGTCGACGAGGCTCCAGGAACCCACGTCTTGCACCACGTTGTCCTGATTGTCGACCTCGGCTGTCGCCCCCGGGAAGTTGTCGGGCGACTGCGAGTCCTTTGCGTCGGGGGACGTTTCGGACTTCGCGGAACCTTTGACCTCGGGAGACGAAGAGGATGAAGAGGGTGAAGAGGATGAATCTCGGGATGATTCGGACGAAGCGTCCGAGGATTCACTCGCCGCACCAGAAGGGTCATCAGTCCGGTTCGACGTCTCGGACGAGTCCGATGAATCCGATGAATTGGATGAGCCGGACGAATCGAGCAAGCCGGACGAGCCGGACACTTCGGAGGGCGAGTCCTCCGCCACCCCGGTGTCCAGGTCGACCGCCCCGGACTTCGGGGTGAGCCCGTTGAGCACGGCACAGGTGCCCCAGGGGCGGGTCCCCTGGTCCGCGAGGATGTCCTGGGCCACGGCGATCTGCTGGGATCGGCTCGCCAGGTCGGGGCGCGAGGCGTAGTCAAGGCCGCCGTACTTCTCCCAGTCCTCCTGGGTCAGTTGCAGCCCGCCGTACTGGCCGGTGCCGTCGTTGGCGCTCCAGGAGCCGCCGCT containing:
- a CDS encoding transglycosylase family protein, with the protein product MLFSSKGKHRRPSKAARAIAVVGVTGAAAVAAPLMAAGSASAATASEWDAVAQCESGGNWSINTGNGYYGGLQFSASTWAAYGGTAYASTADQATKGQQIEIAEKVLAGQGKGAWPHCGTGLSSAAYSGSGSSQSTESAPRTTEEQPASRSAERPAAEKKSTKTVTTPTGKKVKKGDGEYKVVKGDTLSSIAAEKKVKGGWEKLFQLNKDIVEDADLIYPGQQLHLK
- a CDS encoding exopolyphosphatase, whose translation is MTRVAAIDCGTNSIRLLVADVDPATGELVDLDRRMTIVRLGQGVDRTGRLAPEALERTFAACRDYAAVIKEHGAERLRFVATSASRDAENRDEFVRGVMDILGVEPEVVTGDQEAEFSFTGATKELVGREDLHRPYLVVDIGGGSTEFVVGEEHVRAARSVDVGCVRMTERHLVRDGVVSDPPSEEQIAAMRADIEAALDLAEETVPLREARTLVGLAGSVTTVSAIAQDLPEYDSVRIHHSRVSHDRVREITDRLLRSTHAERAAVPSMHPGRVDVIGAGALVLLAIMERIGAEEVVVSEHDILDGIAFKVAEDAEEGKAGN
- a CDS encoding septum formation initiator family protein, which gives rise to MAVKDRDRFSTATRIRLLGEQTAARVYRSQTKRQARRSRLTGRAALLALVLCSMVVALAYPIRQYVSQRAEIADMQRQKEEAAQRVEQLRDLKARWQDDAYAEQQIRLRLHYVLPGETGFIVVDPDAAKQARTDQRAADRPWYTNIWAGVDKADAADH
- a CDS encoding transglycosylase family protein, with the translated sequence MLSGNGRHRRPRQAPAILVAAGVTGSAIAIPLLGAASASAADGTVWDKVAECESGGSWSANDGTGQYGGLQLTQEDWEKYGGLDYASRPDLASRSQQIAVAQDILADQGTRPWGTCAVLNGLTPKSGAVDLDTGVAEDSPSEVSGSSGLLDSSGSSNSSDSSDSSETSNRTDDPSGAASESSDASSESSRDSSSSPSSSSSSPEVKGSAKSETSPDAKDSQSPDNFPGATAEVDNQDNVVQDVGSWSLVDTGAIDADASGSGRHRGPSADESKAVDGAAKSAKPSGRHASYDVRPGDTLASIADSLDLEGGWRALYDANKGAIGTDANHIFAGQALDVPVE
- the eno gene encoding phosphopyruvate hydratase, encoding MLVPSIDVVVAREILDSRGNPTVEVEVGLDDGSTGRAAVPSGASTGAFEAIELRDGDQNRYLGKGVEKAVLAVIEQIGPELVGYDATEQRLIDQAMFDLDATDNKGSLGANAILGVSLAVAHAASEASDLPLFRYLGGPNAHLLPVPMMNILNGGSHADSNVDIQEFMIAPIGAESFSEALRWGAEVYHTLKKVLKTKGLSTGLGDEGGFAPNLESNRAALDLIVEAIKQAGYVPGEQIALALDVAASEFYKDGSYEFEGKSRSAAEMTEYYEELVSAYPLVSIEDPLYEDDWDGWKIITEKLGDKVQIVGDDLFVTNPERLARGIDEGAANALLVKVNQIGSLTETLDAVEMAQRNGFKCMMSHRSGETEDVTIADLAVAVNCGQIKTGAPARSDRVAKYNQLLRIEEILDDAAVYAGRSAFPRFKG
- a CDS encoding DUF501 domain-containing protein, which encodes MQTPPPPTPRTEPTDADVEAFKQQLGRPPRGLRAIAHRCPCGQPDVVETAPRLPDGTPFPTLYYLTCPKASSAIGTLEANGVMKEMTARLESDPELAASYRAAHEDYIRRRDEIEELKGFPSAGGMPDRVKCLHVLVAHSLAAGPGVNPLGDEAVAMLPEWWAKGPCVLPAE